The following are from one region of the Streptomyces decoyicus genome:
- a CDS encoding BlaI/MecI/CopY family transcriptional regulator: MTRVWEWNRPVTVREVLEDLQKERSIAYTTVMTVLDNLHQKGWVRREAEGRAYRYEAVSTRAAYAAALMNEAWSASDNPAAALVAFFGMMSPEQRHALRDAVRMVQVDEPAEDAEQQAPEPEEAAPAEVAEAQAPPEGAGEAGSAEGDEPGASATGNGR; the protein is encoded by the coding sequence ATGACGCGGGTCTGGGAGTGGAACCGCCCGGTCACCGTTCGCGAAGTCCTGGAAGATCTGCAGAAGGAACGGTCGATCGCCTACACCACGGTCATGACCGTATTGGACAACCTCCATCAGAAGGGCTGGGTGCGCCGCGAAGCAGAAGGCCGCGCCTATCGATATGAGGCGGTCTCCACTCGCGCCGCCTACGCGGCCGCACTGATGAACGAAGCATGGTCCGCCAGCGACAACCCCGCGGCCGCTCTTGTGGCCTTCTTCGGCATGATGTCCCCGGAACAGCGACATGCCCTGCGTGATGCCGTACGGATGGTGCAAGTCGATGAACCCGCGGAAGACGCAGAACAACAGGCACCGGAGCCCGAAGAGGCTGCCCCCGCGGAAGTAGCCGAAGCGCAAGCGCCACCGGAAGGCGCCGGTGAAGCCGGATCGGCCGAAGGGGATGAACCCGGGGCGAGTGCCACCGGCAACGGGCGATAG
- a CDS encoding amino-acid N-acetyltransferase has translation MPPHSKGLTVRRARTADVPAVRRLIDAYSRNGILLDKATVTLYEDIQEFWVAERDEDAEVVGCGALHVMWEDLAEVRTLAVDPRLKGSGVGHQVLEKLVRTASWLGVRRIFCLTFEVDFFTKHGFVEIGEAPVDGDVYSELLRSYDEGVAEFLGLERVKPNTLGNSRMLLHL, from the coding sequence ATGCCTCCGCATTCAAAAGGCCTCACCGTCCGCCGTGCCAGGACCGCCGATGTACCGGCCGTACGCCGCCTCATCGACGCCTACTCACGCAACGGGATCCTGCTCGACAAAGCCACCGTCACGCTTTACGAGGACATCCAGGAGTTCTGGGTCGCCGAGCGGGACGAAGACGCCGAGGTCGTCGGCTGCGGAGCACTCCACGTCATGTGGGAAGACCTCGCCGAGGTCCGCACCCTGGCCGTGGACCCCCGGCTGAAGGGATCCGGCGTCGGCCACCAAGTCCTCGAGAAGCTCGTGCGCACTGCGAGCTGGCTCGGAGTGCGGCGCATTTTCTGTCTCACCTTCGAAGTCGACTTCTTCACCAAGCACGGCTTCGTAGAGATCGGCGAAGCCCCGGTAGACGGTGATGTCTACAGTGAGCTGCTGCGTTCCTATGACGAGGGCGTTGCGGAGTTCCTGGGCCTCGAACGAGTGAAGCCCAACACCCTGGGTAACAGCCGGATGCTTCTGCACCTGTGA
- a CDS encoding histone-like nucleoid-structuring protein Lsr2: MAQKVQVLLVDDLNGGEADETVTFALDGKSYEIDLSDSNAQKLRDSLADFVKAGRRTGGRASSGRGKTRAAASGGSQDTAKIRAWAKENGYNVNDRGRVPADIREAFEKANA; this comes from the coding sequence GTGGCACAGAAGGTTCAGGTTCTTCTTGTCGACGACCTCAACGGTGGCGAGGCGGACGAGACGGTGACGTTCGCTCTCGACGGCAAGTCCTACGAGATCGACCTCTCCGACAGCAACGCGCAGAAGCTGCGCGACTCGCTTGCCGACTTCGTGAAGGCCGGCCGGCGTACCGGTGGCCGCGCTTCTTCGGGCCGTGGCAAGACGCGCGCCGCTGCTTCCGGCGGCAGCCAGGACACCGCGAAGATCCGTGCCTGGGCGAAGGAGAACGGCTACAACGTCAATGACCGCGGCCGCGTCCCCGCCGACATTCGTGAGGCATTCGAGAAGGCCAACGCCTGA
- a CDS encoding SCO3374 family protein, with protein MARVLPRPRSPLAPAPLVTVRRWYEEELGWPTTGTEPVELLTGLRFDVLEMPADAGSAVLRRLPRTGPVALLRAGCDGKHAGDRPKLLMLIAAGGAEELPGILEWLEWGALAADLTTRGTGDRMPAPAFSAGTALSYGIGSREAAGWVRPPRTGHEAENSLPTTGFGAGFGDVGGAPDLVRLVSAAATECHRARLSRARNSQSDRAKGDQALAFSNASRMSAGTRPRSLTL; from the coding sequence ATGGCCCGCGTGCTTCCGCGCCCCCGCAGTCCCCTCGCCCCCGCCCCTCTCGTCACGGTCCGCCGCTGGTACGAGGAGGAGCTGGGCTGGCCGACCACCGGAACGGAGCCGGTGGAGCTCCTGACGGGGCTGCGCTTCGATGTCCTGGAGATGCCGGCCGATGCGGGAAGCGCCGTATTGCGGCGACTGCCGCGCACCGGCCCGGTGGCGCTCCTTCGGGCCGGATGCGACGGGAAACACGCGGGTGATCGGCCGAAATTGCTCATGCTCATCGCGGCCGGCGGCGCCGAAGAACTCCCGGGAATCCTGGAATGGCTGGAGTGGGGCGCACTCGCAGCGGATCTCACGACGCGTGGGACGGGAGACCGGATGCCCGCGCCGGCGTTCTCCGCCGGCACAGCACTGTCATACGGAATCGGCTCGCGGGAGGCCGCGGGGTGGGTGCGGCCTCCCCGGACCGGGCACGAGGCGGAGAATTCCCTGCCCACCACGGGGTTCGGGGCAGGATTCGGGGACGTTGGAGGCGCCCCCGACCTCGTGCGGCTCGTGAGCGCGGCAGCGACGGAGTGCCACCGTGCCCGGTTGTCGCGTGCTCGTAATAGTCAATCGGACCGCGCGAAGGGCGATCAGGCGTTGGCCTTCTCGAATGCCTCACGAATGTCGGCGGGGACGCGGCCGCGGTCATTGACGTTGTAG
- a CDS encoding ATP-dependent Clp protease ATP-binding subunit → MFERFTDRARRVVVLAQEEARMLNHNYIGTEHILLGLIHEGEGVAAKALESLGISLEAVRQQVEEIIGQGQQAPSGHIPFTPRAKKVLELSLREALQLGHNYIGTEHILLGLIREGEGVAAQVLVKLGADLNRVRQQVIQLLSGYQGKEAATAGGPAEGTPSTSLVLDQFGRNLTQAARETKLDPVIGREKEIERVMQVLSRRTKNNPVLIGEPGVGKTAVVEGLAQAIVKGEVPETLKDKHLYTLDLGALVAGSRYRGDFEERLKKVLKEIRTRGDIILFIDELHTLVGAGAAEGAIDAASILKPMLARGELQTIGATTLDEYRKHLEKDAALERRFQPIQVAEPSLPHTIEILKGLRDRYEAHHRVSITDSALVAAATLADRYISDRFLPDKAIDLIDEAGSRMRIRRMTAPPDLREFDEKIADVRREKESAIDSQDFEMAAGLRDKEKQLLAAKAKREKEWKAGDMDVVAEVDEELIAEVLATATGIPVFKLTEEESSRLLRMEDELHKRVIGQKDAIKALSQAIRRTRAGLKDPKRPGGSFIFAGPSGVGKTELSKTLAEFLFGDEDALISLDMSEFSEKHTVSRLFGSPPGYVGYEEGGQLTEKVRRKPFSVVLFDEVEKAHPDIFNSLLQILEDGRLTDSQGRVVDFKNTVIIMTTNLGTRDISKGFNLGFAAQGDTKSSYERMKNKVNEELKQHFRPEFLNRVDDTVVFHQLTEEDIIQIVDLMINKVDERLKDRDMGIELSSEAKSLLAKRGYDPVLGARPLRRTIQREIEDALSEKILFSELRPGHIVVVDVEGEGETAKFTFRGEEKSALPDAPPIESTAGGSGPNLSKDA, encoded by the coding sequence ATGTTCGAGAGGTTCACCGACCGTGCGCGGCGGGTTGTCGTCCTGGCTCAGGAAGAAGCCCGGATGCTCAACCACAACTACATCGGCACCGAGCACATCCTCCTGGGCCTGATCCATGAGGGTGAGGGTGTCGCCGCTAAGGCCCTGGAGAGCCTCGGGATTTCGCTCGAGGCGGTCCGCCAGCAGGTGGAGGAGATCATCGGGCAGGGCCAGCAGGCTCCGTCCGGGCACATTCCCTTCACCCCCCGTGCCAAGAAGGTCCTGGAGCTCTCGCTCCGCGAGGCCCTCCAGCTCGGCCACAACTACATCGGTACGGAGCACATCCTGCTCGGCCTGATCCGCGAGGGCGAGGGCGTCGCCGCCCAGGTCCTGGTGAAGCTGGGCGCCGATCTGAACCGGGTGCGGCAGCAGGTCATCCAGCTGCTCTCCGGCTACCAGGGCAAGGAAGCCGCCACGGCCGGCGGCCCCGCCGAGGGCACTCCCTCGACGTCCCTCGTCCTGGACCAGTTCGGCCGCAACCTGACGCAGGCCGCTCGCGAGACCAAGCTCGACCCGGTCATCGGGCGCGAGAAGGAAATCGAGCGGGTCATGCAGGTGCTGTCCCGCCGTACCAAGAACAACCCGGTCCTCATCGGCGAGCCCGGCGTCGGCAAGACGGCGGTCGTCGAGGGCCTGGCGCAGGCCATCGTCAAGGGCGAGGTGCCCGAGACCCTCAAGGACAAGCACCTCTACACCCTCGACCTCGGTGCCCTGGTCGCCGGCTCCCGCTACCGCGGTGACTTCGAGGAGCGCCTGAAGAAGGTCCTCAAGGAGATCCGCACCCGCGGCGACATCATCCTGTTCATCGACGAGCTCCACACCCTGGTGGGTGCGGGCGCCGCCGAGGGCGCGATCGACGCCGCAAGCATCCTCAAGCCCATGCTGGCGCGAGGCGAGCTCCAGACCATCGGTGCCACCACGCTCGACGAGTACCGCAAGCACCTGGAGAAGGACGCGGCCCTCGAGCGCCGCTTCCAGCCGATCCAGGTCGCGGAGCCGTCGCTCCCGCACACCATCGAGATCCTCAAGGGTCTGCGGGACCGCTACGAAGCGCACCACCGCGTCTCCATCACGGACTCCGCGCTGGTCGCGGCGGCCACCCTCGCCGACCGCTACATCTCCGACCGCTTCCTGCCGGACAAGGCGATCGACCTGATCGACGAGGCCGGCTCCCGGATGCGGATCCGCCGGATGACCGCGCCGCCGGACCTGCGCGAATTCGACGAGAAGATCGCCGATGTGCGCCGGGAGAAGGAGTCCGCGATCGACTCGCAGGACTTCGAGATGGCCGCGGGCCTGCGCGACAAGGAGAAGCAGCTCCTGGCCGCGAAGGCGAAGCGGGAGAAGGAGTGGAAGGCCGGCGACATGGACGTCGTCGCCGAGGTGGACGAGGAGCTGATCGCCGAGGTTCTGGCGACGGCCACCGGCATCCCGGTCTTCAAGCTCACCGAGGAGGAGTCCTCGCGGCTGCTGCGGATGGAAGACGAGCTGCACAAGCGCGTCATCGGCCAGAAGGACGCCATCAAGGCGCTCTCCCAGGCCATCCGCCGTACGCGTGCCGGCCTGAAGGACCCCAAGCGTCCCGGTGGCTCGTTCATCTTCGCCGGCCCGTCCGGTGTCGGTAAGACCGAGCTGTCCAAGACGCTGGCGGAGTTCCTGTTCGGCGACGAGGACGCGCTGATCTCCCTCGACATGTCGGAGTTCAGCGAGAAGCACACGGTCTCGCGGCTGTTCGGTTCGCCTCCCGGCTACGTCGGCTACGAAGAGGGCGGCCAGCTCACCGAGAAGGTGCGCCGCAAGCCGTTCTCCGTCGTGCTCTTCGACGAGGTCGAGAAGGCCCACCCGGACATCTTCAACTCGCTGCTGCAGATCCTGGAGGACGGTCGCCTGACCGACTCCCAGGGCCGGGTCGTGGACTTCAAGAACACGGTCATCATCATGACGACCAACCTCGGCACCCGGGACATCTCCAAGGGCTTCAACCTCGGCTTCGCGGCCCAGGGCGACACCAAGTCCAGCTACGAGCGGATGAAGAACAAGGTCAACGAAGAGCTCAAGCAGCACTTCCGCCCCGAGTTCCTCAACCGTGTCGACGACACCGTCGTCTTCCACCAGCTGACCGAGGAAGACATCATCCAGATCGTCGACCTCATGATCAACAAGGTGGACGAGCGGCTCAAGGACCGCGACATGGGCATCGAGCTCAGCAGCGAGGCCAAGTCGCTGCTGGCCAAGCGCGGGTACGACCCGGTGCTCGGCGCCCGTCCGCTGCGCCGCACGATCCAGCGCGAGATCGAGGACGCACTCTCGGAGAAGATCCTCTTCAGCGAGCTGCGTCCGGGCCACATCGTGGTCGTCGATGTCGAGGGCGAGGGTGAAACCGCCAAGTTCACCTTCCGCGGCGAGGAGAAGTCGGCACTGCCCGACGCCCCGCCGATCGAGTCCACGGCCGGCGGTTCGGGCCCGAACCTGAGCAAGGACGCCTGA
- a CDS encoding NACHT domain-containing protein: MDPTNIVARLTPHALDPLVRKLFVAEGPFAGPVDRPVRISALLSFTGEKPALTERELHGLAAALVEQALDGTCGDEGRAVTTALARTLRALADIEMDDLDAARLLPAEFARRLCETVPGVTRHLTADGARLHSLLLDAAALHILYFFTRRSGYVARTLVEQTRTLATLIDGHGTSGLRPPLPAAEDTASRYAAPVSSGREDTTAPYTAPKAPSPHDTAVHGTTVHDTAVHDPALRDAAFEARYAHDTAALHNHLTIFGIDLAHSPDSWPLDAAYLGLQCEPGPTDADAPQDAGSAPDAAGQDDPPLPAEQALSGRGQVLVRGVAGSGKTTLLQWLTVATARDELPEVLAGLRGRVPFLLPVRRFAREGLPSPATFLSAVGYGEAGEAPAGWTERVLGAGRALLLIDGIDEAPESDREQVRRKLGEWTVRYPGNVWIVTSRPSAVPGNWLADEGFCEVSLAPMSREDVAAFIQRWHRAAAQQSPADLDRLGHYERTLLNAVRITRDLGRLATNPLMCGLLCALHRDRRGYLPNGRKELYDAALSMLLERRDRERAMAATDGVELTRQPKIQLLQKLAHWMLVNGRSEMDRVTAVDTLARHLPAIPDAARQGGPEDVYRHLLNRTGLLREPTPGTVDFVHRTFQDYLAARATVQRHDFELLLDHAHHDNWEDVIRMAVALARPDECAALLDGLLAPHPGVRAAEARHRKLLAAACLEHATELDPAVRSRVQRFTRDMVRPSTPSAARALGWIGPIVLEMLPDPTHVSDREAYLLAITATSIADDMAIDYLTGLRDRAHHEVRAQLAGAWRRHDTARYAREIIAHLEPAELYFPVSDLEELHALRRLGGRPHLRIAGPFTPDQLIEGIVPAEGLTRLWLAYDLGVSMEWLSAFPKLDTLRIGRRIPPVRGVPEGIGVVQM, encoded by the coding sequence ATGGATCCCACGAACATCGTCGCCCGCCTCACTCCCCACGCCCTCGATCCGCTGGTCCGCAAGCTCTTCGTCGCCGAGGGGCCGTTCGCCGGGCCGGTCGACCGGCCCGTACGCATCTCCGCGCTGCTCTCCTTCACCGGCGAGAAACCGGCTCTGACGGAGCGGGAGCTGCACGGCCTCGCCGCGGCCCTCGTCGAGCAGGCGCTGGACGGCACGTGCGGCGACGAGGGCCGGGCCGTCACCACCGCCCTGGCCCGTACCCTCCGTGCTCTCGCCGACATCGAGATGGACGATCTCGACGCCGCCCGGCTCCTGCCCGCCGAATTCGCCCGTCGCCTGTGCGAGACCGTGCCCGGTGTCACCCGGCATCTGACCGCCGACGGCGCCCGGCTGCACAGCCTGCTGCTGGATGCCGCCGCGCTGCACATCCTGTACTTCTTCACCCGGCGGTCGGGGTACGTGGCCCGCACCCTCGTCGAACAGACCCGGACCCTCGCCACTCTGATCGACGGCCACGGCACGTCCGGGCTCCGGCCCCCGCTTCCCGCCGCCGAGGACACCGCCTCCCGGTACGCCGCCCCGGTGAGCTCCGGCCGCGAGGACACCACCGCCCCGTACACCGCCCCAAAGGCCCCCTCCCCCCACGACACCGCCGTTCACGGCACCACCGTTCACGACACCGCCGTTCACGACCCCGCCCTCCGGGACGCCGCCTTCGAGGCCCGCTACGCCCACGACACCGCCGCCCTCCACAACCACCTCACGATCTTCGGTATCGATCTCGCGCACTCCCCCGACAGCTGGCCGCTCGACGCCGCCTACCTGGGGCTCCAGTGCGAGCCCGGCCCCACGGACGCCGACGCGCCGCAGGACGCCGGTTCCGCGCCGGACGCCGCCGGGCAGGACGACCCGCCGCTCCCCGCCGAGCAGGCGCTGTCGGGCCGCGGGCAGGTGCTGGTCCGCGGGGTGGCCGGGTCGGGCAAGACGACGCTGCTCCAGTGGCTGACCGTCGCCACCGCCCGCGACGAGCTGCCCGAGGTGCTCGCGGGGCTGCGCGGCCGGGTTCCGTTCCTGCTGCCCGTACGCCGCTTCGCCCGCGAGGGCCTTCCCTCCCCCGCCACCTTTCTGAGCGCCGTCGGCTACGGGGAGGCCGGGGAGGCGCCGGCCGGCTGGACGGAGCGCGTCCTCGGCGCGGGCCGCGCGCTGCTGCTGATCGACGGGATCGACGAGGCCCCCGAGAGCGACCGCGAGCAGGTGCGCCGCAAGCTCGGCGAGTGGACCGTGCGCTATCCGGGCAACGTCTGGATCGTCACGTCCCGGCCGTCCGCCGTCCCCGGCAACTGGCTCGCCGACGAGGGCTTTTGCGAGGTGTCGCTGGCCCCGATGAGCCGCGAGGACGTCGCCGCGTTCATCCAGCGCTGGCACCGTGCCGCGGCCCAGCAGAGCCCGGCCGACCTCGACCGGCTCGGCCACTACGAGCGGACGCTGCTCAATGCCGTACGGATCACCCGCGACCTGGGGCGGCTGGCGACCAACCCGCTGATGTGCGGGCTGCTGTGCGCCCTGCACCGCGACCGCCGCGGCTATCTGCCCAACGGCCGCAAGGAGCTCTATGACGCGGCGCTGTCGATGCTGCTGGAGCGCCGGGACCGGGAGCGGGCGATGGCGGCCACCGACGGGGTCGAGCTGACCCGGCAGCCCAAGATCCAGCTGCTCCAGAAGCTCGCCCACTGGATGCTGGTCAACGGCCGCTCGGAGATGGACCGGGTGACGGCGGTCGACACCCTCGCCCGGCATCTGCCCGCGATCCCGGACGCGGCCCGCCAGGGCGGCCCCGAGGACGTCTACCGGCATCTGCTCAACCGCACCGGGCTGCTGCGCGAGCCCACCCCCGGCACGGTCGACTTCGTGCACCGCACCTTCCAGGACTATCTCGCCGCCCGGGCGACGGTGCAGCGGCACGATTTCGAGCTGCTGCTCGACCATGCCCACCACGACAACTGGGAGGACGTCATCCGGATGGCCGTGGCCCTGGCCCGGCCCGATGAGTGCGCGGCCCTCCTGGACGGGCTGCTCGCCCCGCACCCCGGCGTACGCGCCGCCGAGGCCCGGCACCGCAAGCTGCTCGCGGCGGCCTGTCTGGAGCACGCCACCGAGCTGGACCCGGCGGTGCGGTCGCGGGTGCAGCGCTTCACCCGCGACATGGTGCGGCCCAGCACACCCTCCGCGGCCCGCGCCCTGGGCTGGATAGGGCCGATCGTGCTGGAGATGCTCCCGGACCCCACCCATGTCTCCGACCGCGAGGCCTACCTCCTCGCGATCACCGCCACCTCGATCGCCGACGACATGGCGATCGACTATCTGACGGGCCTGCGCGACCGGGCCCATCACGAGGTACGGGCGCAGCTCGCCGGGGCCTGGCGGCGCCATGACACCGCCCGCTACGCCCGCGAGATCATCGCCCACCTGGAACCGGCCGAGCTGTACTTTCCGGTCTCCGACCTGGAGGAGTTGCATGCATTGCGCCGGCTGGGCGGGCGCCCGCATCTGCGGATCGCCGGGCCTTTCACGCCCGACCAGCTCATCGAGGGCATTGTTCCGGCCGAGGGCCTGACCCGGTTGTGGCTCGCCTACGATCTGGGCGTTTCCATGGAGTGGCTGTCCGCCTTTCCGAAACTGGACACCCTTCGCATCGGCCGTCGTATTCCGCCGGTGCGGGGTGTTCCCGAAGGGATTGGCGTCGTTCAGATGTAG
- a CDS encoding NACHT domain-containing protein: MDPSAVGVRLASGVVAPLVRKLFVKEGPGAGLVAAPVRISGLVTFKGEKRTLSDKDLHRLATELVHRAVRACGPGERPLPADEEPAVADALAATLRGLGELDMDDVQAVHLGAAALAARLQAARPPAVHGLSRDAELLHDDLLGTACLHIVHFFSQRSVFVARTLVQQSRSLDSLIGVIDAFIERHPSPRAADAAFERSYLAYLARKHGRLTIYGIDLAHSPDRWPLDAAYMSLEATAPAGCELPGSSPFTEEGVPRPEPPAPVPVPADQALAGRDRVLLRGVAGSGKSTLVQWLAVSCTKAPGETALPHLYGRIPFVLPLRTLTRDGAPLPTPDRFLAAVGCPVSGAQPGGWADRVLACGRALLLVDGLDEIPERERELTRRWLRDLIDAFPDNLWMVTSRPSAVRDDWLAADGFGELTLSAMSRTEVAAFIGRWHGAARCDAEDPGRLDAYEQSLLTAVHTKQDLARLATNPLMCGLICALHRDRRGYLPTGRKELYDAALGMLLSRRDRERDMAAPTGIELSDEPQIQLLQRLAYWLIRNGRTELDRERAERIIGEALPSVPAAAEQGTAAAVFRHLLLRSGLLREPAPGAVDFVHRTFQDYLGAKAAVEDGDFGLLVSRAEDSQWEDVIRMAVAHARPRERAEILRGLVARGDGIEDRRARLRVHLLAMACLEHATELDPRVRDEVHERAGAILPPRTREESKLLAEVGPFVLELLPGPEGLEDDEAREVVATAALIGSDAALEVLKRFRDHPSVGPRYQLVWAWPKFDTDHFAQEIIRHLGDDVTFSAASPAELRTLSALGGRPRTLVTGSFTPRELLGALHPGQLTHLTLESNPEIRSLEFIQEFPELESLTLWDCPSVTDFAPLAPLPLRTLSVNGREGGGVPSPCGLGHLRHIENLMLTTPLPPGGLAALPTDARLTHLSLGMPIGSEGTQVTAWTHLQYLRLELTTQDFGEAQWRALTHLSELEQLAFGAESRGALRVPPAVQLPQVKILSVLNFPRHPASDLSRMLRTLLPVFPGLRTLHLYGMVNTAISLPPLTALSGLKEVLLSQLRPEPAPALPPHTNLTIYPRPRA, from the coding sequence GACGAGGAGCCGGCCGTGGCCGACGCCCTGGCCGCCACGCTGCGCGGCCTCGGCGAGCTCGACATGGACGACGTACAGGCCGTCCACCTGGGCGCCGCCGCCCTCGCCGCCCGTCTGCAAGCGGCCCGCCCACCCGCCGTCCACGGCCTCTCCCGGGACGCCGAGCTGCTGCACGACGACCTGCTCGGCACCGCCTGCCTGCACATCGTCCACTTCTTCAGCCAACGCTCGGTCTTCGTGGCCCGCACCCTCGTCCAGCAGAGCCGGAGCCTGGACAGCCTGATCGGCGTCATCGACGCCTTCATCGAACGGCATCCGTCCCCACGGGCCGCCGATGCCGCCTTCGAGCGCAGCTACCTCGCCTACCTCGCGCGCAAGCACGGCCGGCTGACCATCTACGGCATCGACCTCGCCCACTCGCCGGACCGCTGGCCGCTGGATGCGGCCTATATGAGCCTGGAGGCGACGGCCCCGGCCGGCTGCGAGCTGCCCGGCAGCAGCCCCTTCACCGAGGAGGGCGTCCCCCGGCCCGAACCGCCGGCCCCCGTTCCCGTCCCCGCCGACCAGGCCCTGGCCGGCCGCGACCGGGTCCTGCTGCGCGGTGTCGCCGGCTCCGGCAAGAGCACCCTCGTCCAGTGGCTGGCCGTCTCCTGCACCAAGGCCCCCGGCGAGACGGCCCTCCCCCACCTCTACGGCCGGATCCCCTTCGTCCTCCCCCTGCGCACCCTCACCCGGGACGGCGCACCGCTGCCCACCCCCGACCGCTTCCTCGCGGCCGTCGGCTGCCCCGTATCCGGCGCGCAGCCCGGCGGCTGGGCCGACCGCGTACTGGCCTGTGGACGGGCGCTCCTCCTGGTCGACGGCCTGGACGAGATCCCCGAGCGCGAGCGCGAGCTCACCCGCCGCTGGCTGCGCGATCTCATCGACGCCTTCCCGGACAACCTGTGGATGGTGACCTCCCGCCCCTCCGCCGTACGCGACGACTGGCTCGCCGCCGACGGCTTCGGCGAGCTGACGCTCTCCGCGATGAGCCGTACCGAGGTCGCCGCGTTCATCGGCCGCTGGCACGGCGCGGCCCGCTGCGACGCCGAGGACCCCGGCCGGCTCGACGCCTACGAGCAGTCCCTGCTGACCGCGGTCCACACCAAACAGGATCTCGCCCGGCTCGCCACCAACCCCCTCATGTGCGGTCTGATCTGCGCGCTGCACCGGGACCGCCGCGGCTATCTGCCCACCGGCCGCAAGGAGCTCTACGACGCCGCCCTGGGCATGCTGCTCTCCCGCCGCGACCGCGAACGCGATATGGCCGCCCCCACGGGCATCGAGCTGAGCGACGAACCGCAGATCCAGCTCCTGCAGCGGCTCGCCTACTGGCTCATCCGCAACGGCCGTACGGAACTCGACCGCGAGCGGGCGGAGCGCATCATCGGCGAGGCCCTGCCGTCCGTGCCCGCCGCCGCGGAACAAGGCACCGCGGCGGCTGTTTTCCGCCATCTGCTGCTGCGCAGCGGGCTGCTCCGCGAACCGGCCCCCGGTGCGGTCGACTTCGTCCACCGGACGTTCCAGGACTACCTCGGCGCCAAGGCGGCCGTGGAGGACGGGGATTTCGGTCTGCTGGTGTCCCGCGCGGAGGACTCCCAGTGGGAGGACGTGATCCGGATGGCGGTCGCACACGCGAGACCGCGCGAACGGGCGGAGATCTTACGGGGGCTGGTCGCCCGCGGCGACGGCATCGAGGACCGCCGGGCCCGTTTGCGCGTGCACCTGCTGGCCATGGCGTGCCTGGAGCATGCGACGGAGCTCGATCCGCGGGTGCGGGACGAGGTGCATGAGCGCGCGGGGGCGATTCTGCCGCCGCGGACCCGCGAGGAGTCCAAGCTGCTCGCCGAGGTGGGCCCCTTCGTCCTGGAGCTGCTGCCCGGTCCGGAGGGGCTGGAGGACGATGAGGCGCGGGAGGTGGTGGCGACCGCCGCGCTCATCGGGTCGGACGCGGCGCTCGAAGTGCTGAAGCGCTTCCGGGACCATCCTTCGGTCGGCCCGCGGTATCAACTGGTCTGGGCCTGGCCGAAGTTCGATACCGACCACTTCGCTCAGGAGATCATCCGCCACCTTGGTGACGACGTGACGTTCTCCGCAGCATCACCCGCCGAACTGCGCACTCTCAGCGCCCTCGGAGGCCGGCCACGCACTCTCGTCACCGGGTCCTTCACGCCCCGTGAACTCCTCGGCGCACTGCACCCTGGCCAGCTCACCCATCTGACCCTCGAAAGCAACCCGGAAATCCGCAGCCTGGAATTCATCCAGGAGTTCCCGGAGCTGGAGTCACTGACGCTGTGGGACTGCCCCTCGGTCACAGACTTCGCCCCTCTTGCGCCGCTGCCCCTTCGGACGCTCTCCGTCAACGGCCGGGAGGGCGGCGGGGTGCCCAGCCCGTGCGGGCTCGGCCACCTGCGCCATATCGAGAACCTGATGCTCACCACTCCGCTCCCGCCGGGGGGCCTGGCGGCGCTACCGACGGATGCCCGGCTGACCCACCTGTCGCTGGGCATGCCGATCGGTTCCGAAGGCACCCAGGTGACGGCCTGGACCCATCTGCAATACCTCCGGCTGGAGCTCACCACCCAGGATTTCGGCGAAGCCCAGTGGCGCGCCCTCACACACCTGTCCGAGCTGGAGCAGTTGGCCTTCGGTGCGGAAAGCCGAGGCGCTCTGCGGGTGCCACCCGCCGTGCAACTGCCTCAGGTGAAGATCCTCAGCGTCCTCAATTTCCCGCGGCATCCGGCATCCGATCTGAGCCGTATGCTGCGCACCCTTCTCCCGGTCTTCCCCGGCCTCAGGACCCTCCATCTCTACGGCATGGTCAACACCGCGATCTCCCTTCCCCCCTTGACCGCCCTTTCCGGCCTCAAGGAGGTGCTTCTCTCCCAGCTCCGCCCTGAGCCCGCCCCTGCCCTCCCTCCCCACACCAACCTCACCATCTACCCCCGCCCCCGCGCCTAA